Within Spinacia oleracea cultivar Varoflay chromosome 4, BTI_SOV_V1, whole genome shotgun sequence, the genomic segment CCTGAgattttgtttatcatggtcATAATTTGTTGGAGTTGATGATTAGTGTTTTCACATATGCTGTTGAGCACTGGGACGAGGGGACTGAATGTTTCGAGGAGGCCGGCTTGGAGGTGTTGGTAATAAGTGTTTTGCGGGTATATGCTGTGAGGTTGGTGGGGAGTGAACTGCGGCACCACTTGTTGTATGTAAGGGGCGTCCCTTGGGTAGCatgggtacctgcaacataagggaaaggagttacgaaaccgtGACTAACTGGAACGACTGATctgttaagaggagtgtatgggtaatagtttcgagaagagtcTGGGCGCATTAGGGTGTTCGAGAACACTGCTTGTGGCGCCTGACTAGCTAAAGGGACCGCCATCAACTGGGGGGGCGCTCCTGGTGCTGAAGTGACTAGGTTGACGACAGGCTGAATgacttgctgagagaagagttgATCCCATGGCATTTGAGCTGCCGGTGTCGGTCCTTGTGCCGGGTAGGGGCATCGACATGGTTACCATTGGGGGCAGTAACGGACGAGACACCGGATTGGAGGCGGGAGCCGACATcatggtggatgtcgtcatgccgacCTGAGATGGGGCGACCCGGGCAGCTGTGGTAGCGACGGCGGCCACCGATGTACCTGCAGAAGATGGTTGAGTTGGAGGTGGGagaagccaactcgggttagagcgGGGCTGAATTGGCAGTGGGTCGAACTAGAGGATATGTTCGAGGATTGGGCCTCCTGGCTCGCCAAAGGGTACATGAAGGGGATGGTCCGGAGCAGCGTCGAGATCTAAACGGCGGTTCAGGCCGGAGGTGTCTCGCCGATACTGGAACCTCGAcccggtggcgatggaggcaGTGGATCTGACCTGGGAGTGTAACGCTTCGttttccttttggaggatgctgatgcgctgctccatggcctCAAAGCGACGAGTGATATCGTCGGATGAGGTAGCATTTCCGaccatggtgattggaatggtattatcaagctgcttttgattgtcagccccacggtgggcgccaaattatTTTGGGTAAATTCTACTTAgggacgaacttgccttgatgatggtgctaacaatggattgagcaagataatttagagtaacgagagcaagttgtaagGGCATGGAATGAGAGTATTGTTATTGCTAAGTATTCGTGTATACAAACTGACATATttgagccattttataggctccCATAATAAGAATGTAAGGTATgtgcttaattgcacataattgaataataaatgcgtaatgaaggTTGGCTCCATCAACGGTTTGCAACCGTTACACTGATCCCATCCGTTGAGGGCGAGTCTGAAAGGTGCTACCATAcgccttgctggcagccacgtagGCTTTGCTTGCCACATACgaccacgtcaccaagagggtattttcccccctaacacaTACCTTTGACAACTTCAATTCTTTAAAATTTCAGTTTTTTTCCCGGGGGGTGGCACGTGCCCCCCCTAGCCCTTAGTTGGATCCGCAACTGGTCTCACTATATTAGGTttatttagttgcatttagttGCATGAATAATTCAGTTAAATTGATTCTTCCCACCCGCATTGTTTGTATTAAATCTTTTGAAAAGACACTATCTTTTTagtatatttaattattttttgccaCGCTCACTGCACAAGATAATCTAGATTCAGTCAAataacactactacaaaaaatgaCAAAGAGTACTATTCAAATAGGATTTataaaacggatttttcatgaaataaccctcaattttcacgaaattcaccaaatgcccctcaactttcagaaattcaccaaatgcccctcacctttaatataatacccaaactacccttacacttaacggacgttaagtcGTCGTTAGTTGCCTTTTACTCTTTTgcccttttttgttttttgccccCTTACCCTCACCCAACCACCCTTCTTCCTTacagttcaaaaaaaaaaagaatgccAGTCTCAAACTTCTTCCCTCTCTCTCCCATGTTCTTCAACATTCAACCACCATAACTAATTCGTCAATCACTCAAACACCTTCAAAATTTCGGTGCACTCTGAttctttgagtgggaaagcgGCGTGGCTACAAAACTTTGCCAAATTTCTCATTCTCATCCCCAATTTCGCCGCTGACCTTCGAATCTCGgaaccctaattttattttttcacttTTGTAATTGTTCTTCTAGAATTCAAAACATTTC encodes:
- the LOC130472195 gene encoding uncharacterized protein, producing MVGNATSSDDITRRFEAMEQRISILQKENEALHSQPRSNPSWLLPPPTQPSSAGTSVAAVATTAARVAPSQVGMTTSTMMSAPASNPVSRPLLPPMVPMLPKGRPLHTTSGAAVHSPPTSQHIPAKHLLPTPPSRPPRNIQSPRPSAQQHM